The following coding sequences lie in one Synechococcus sp. PCC 7336 genomic window:
- a CDS encoding class I SAM-dependent methyltransferase, whose amino-acid sequence MSADILTEHRRDVLSRAKGQVLEIGFGTGLNLPYYPASVEQLTAIDANPGTMAIARRRLKQAKIPVERATLNGESLPMADASFDTAVSTWTLCSIANVSQALQEVRRVLKPGGELLFIEHGLSPDRPVEVWQNRLNGLQKAIADGCHLNRNIPEIVEAAGLKLTQLESFYADGMPKFVGYSYKGVATKPV is encoded by the coding sequence ATGTCGGCGGACATCTTGACGGAGCACCGTCGGGATGTCCTTTCCCGCGCTAAGGGGCAGGTGTTGGAAATTGGGTTTGGGACGGGATTGAATTTGCCCTACTATCCAGCCTCAGTGGAGCAATTGACGGCGATTGATGCCAATCCGGGCACGATGGCGATCGCCCGCCGTCGATTGAAGCAAGCGAAGATTCCGGTGGAGCGCGCCACCCTCAATGGGGAGTCGTTGCCGATGGCGGATGCGAGTTTCGATACTGCGGTCAGCACTTGGACGCTGTGCAGTATTGCGAATGTCTCGCAGGCCCTTCAGGAAGTGCGGCGGGTGTTGAAGCCGGGGGGAGAATTGTTGTTTATCGAGCACGGGCTGAGTCCCGATCGCCCTGTAGAGGTTTGGCAAAATCGTTTGAATGGGCTGCAAAAGGCGATCGCCGACGGCTGCCACCTCAACCGCAATATCCCTGAAATCGTCGAAGCCGCTGGCTTGAAACTGACGCAACTGGAGTCCTTCTATGCCGACGGGATGCCCAAGTTTGTGGGCTACTCTTATAAGGGAGTTGCAACGAAGCCAGTTTGA
- a CDS encoding CPBP family intramembrane glutamic endopeptidase: MTIIRLTVVRSKALLQRCSGWVRSRSAWLRVLIFLLIFPLVCLPVWVASWLGWLPVLGDTLTIAILYPLSVLYIGVWGKWIHGRSHPYRVLGLQPSWVFCRGLGLGGAVGFASVFLPFWIEGWLGWLEWQPVEPGQLTIAFANAIATAAAVGFGEELLFRGWLLEELRLDWNRWVAGALVTGIYALAHTWGPQLLGLVLVGTILVEAKYLTGNRLGLGIGLHAGWVFSIAWVNISAWVRYPEAVPNFVTGIDGNPLAGIVGLSSLAIAGLALLALPKLANDRFGARSS; the protein is encoded by the coding sequence TTGACGATTATTCGCTTGACGGTTGTTCGCTCTAAAGCGCTGTTGCAGCGATGCAGTGGGTGGGTGCGATCGCGTTCCGCATGGCTGCGCGTACTCATTTTTCTTCTGATCTTCCCCCTCGTTTGCTTGCCGGTGTGGGTAGCCAGTTGGCTGGGCTGGTTACCCGTCTTGGGAGATACCCTGACGATTGCCATCCTGTATCCGTTGTCGGTCCTCTACATCGGCGTCTGGGGCAAGTGGATACACGGGCGATCTCATCCCTATCGAGTTTTAGGTCTACAGCCTTCCTGGGTATTTTGCCGAGGGCTAGGGTTGGGGGGAGCAGTTGGTTTTGCGAGTGTTTTTCTCCCTTTCTGGATAGAAGGGTGGCTGGGTTGGCTGGAATGGCAGCCGGTGGAGCCCGGTCAATTGACGATCGCCTTTGCCAATGCGATCGCCACTGCTGCTGCTGTCGGTTTTGGCGAAGAGCTGCTCTTTCGCGGCTGGCTGTTGGAAGAATTGCGACTGGATTGGAACCGGTGGGTTGCGGGGGCGCTCGTGACAGGTATTTATGCGCTGGCTCACACTTGGGGGCCACAACTGCTCGGGCTCGTGCTGGTGGGGACGATTTTAGTGGAGGCGAAGTATCTGACGGGCAATCGCTTGGGCCTGGGAATTGGACTGCACGCCGGCTGGGTCTTCTCCATTGCTTGGGTCAATATCTCCGCTTGGGTTCGCTATCCAGAGGCTGTCCCCAACTTCGTCACAGGAATTGATGGCAATCCCCTCGCAGGCATTGTGGGGTTGAGCTCGCTGGCGATCGCTGGGTTGGCGCTGTTAGCGTTACCAAAACTGGCCAACGATCGCTTCGGAGCTCGATCGAGCTAA
- a CDS encoding (Fe-S)-binding protein, with translation MQTQNPSASSSSRGFDDLHPPDPSVINSCVHCGFCLATCPSYRVLGTEMDSPRGRIYLMDALNRGEIELTPDVVKHFDSCLGCLACVSTCPSGVRYDELLADMRAQVTRHHPRSLPDKLLRDLTFKLFPYPDRLRLLLRPLKLAQNLGLRALVRNSGLLKRLSPQLASMECILPAIPANAFRDDFPEVLPARGQKRFRVGLVLGCVQRVLFADVNHATARVLTANGCEVVVPKSQGCCAALPYHQGEEAQARALARQTIDSFADLELDAIVINAAGCGHTLKEYGRILRDDPDYVRRGEEFSSKVKDVHEFLAEVGLASKLHPLQDKPLTLVYQDACHLLHGQGISAQPRQLLRQIPGVTVRNPADAALCCGSAGVYNILQPDTADELGRMKVETLLATGADAIASPNPGCALQIQKHLQQQGQSVPVFHPIQLLDRSMRGEQFP, from the coding sequence ATGCAGACGCAAAATCCTTCGGCTTCTTCCTCCTCCCGAGGCTTTGACGATCTCCATCCCCCCGATCCGAGCGTCATTAACTCCTGCGTTCACTGTGGCTTTTGCTTGGCCACCTGTCCCAGCTATCGCGTCTTGGGAACCGAAATGGATTCTCCGCGCGGTCGCATCTACTTGATGGATGCCCTCAATAGAGGAGAAATCGAACTTACCCCCGATGTGGTCAAGCACTTCGATTCTTGCTTGGGCTGTTTGGCCTGTGTGAGCACCTGTCCGTCGGGGGTGCGCTACGACGAGCTGCTGGCAGACATGCGCGCCCAAGTGACTCGCCACCACCCTCGCTCCCTGCCAGACAAACTGTTGCGCGACCTTACTTTTAAGCTGTTTCCCTATCCCGATCGCCTGCGACTGCTGTTGCGTCCACTGAAACTGGCTCAAAACCTGGGATTGAGGGCGCTCGTGCGCAACTCGGGCTTACTGAAACGCCTATCGCCACAATTGGCCAGCATGGAATGTATCCTGCCCGCCATCCCTGCCAATGCGTTTCGCGACGATTTCCCCGAGGTTCTGCCCGCGCGAGGGCAAAAGCGGTTTCGAGTGGGTCTGGTGCTCGGTTGCGTACAGCGGGTGTTATTCGCCGATGTCAACCATGCCACTGCCCGAGTGCTGACTGCCAATGGTTGCGAAGTGGTCGTACCGAAGTCTCAGGGTTGCTGCGCCGCCCTGCCCTATCATCAAGGGGAAGAGGCACAGGCCCGAGCCCTAGCTCGCCAGACGATCGATAGCTTCGCCGATCTGGAGTTGGATGCGATCGTCATCAATGCAGCCGGGTGCGGTCACACCCTCAAAGAATATGGCCGTATTCTGCGGGACGATCCTGATTACGTCCGCCGGGGGGAAGAGTTCTCTAGCAAAGTGAAGGACGTACACGAATTTTTAGCGGAAGTGGGGCTGGCGAGCAAACTTCACCCCCTACAAGACAAACCCCTCACCTTGGTCTATCAAGATGCCTGCCACCTGTTACACGGTCAAGGCATCAGCGCTCAACCTCGCCAACTGCTGCGCCAAATTCCTGGCGTCACGGTGCGCAATCCCGCTGACGCGGCCCTCTGCTGCGGCAGTGCTGGTGTCTACAACATTCTGCAACCGGATACTGCAGATGAATTGGGTCGCATGAAAGTCGAAACTTTACTCGCCACCGGAGCAGACGCGATCGCCTCTCCCAATCCCGGCTGTGCGTTGCAAATTCAAAAGCACCTCCAGCAGCAGGGGCAATCTGTGCCAGTCTTTCACCCCATCCAACTGCTAGATCGATCGATGCGGGGGGAACAGTTCCCTTAG
- a CDS encoding phosphatidate cytidylyltransferase: protein MREKLKLRLVSAIVAIVVALSMTFLGGWFFTAMMAAIVLLAQLEFFKLVRATGAAPAMRTTLVVSQILVVMQQVRPEWSGLTLTVSGTIICFYLLFKPKVATINDIATSILGLFYCAYLPSFWILVRAHVGGWQLVLLAFGCIWAADIGAYFMGKWLGKTQLSIISPKKTVEGSISGIAGSIAIAVLGASLLEWHSWPYSGMAIGSLIGITSLLGDLTESLMKRNAGVKDSGDLIPGHGGILDRGDSYVFTAPLVFYFVELLRL, encoded by the coding sequence GTGAGAGAAAAACTCAAGCTCCGGTTAGTTAGTGCGATCGTCGCGATTGTTGTCGCTCTATCGATGACGTTTTTGGGCGGCTGGTTTTTTACCGCCATGATGGCAGCGATTGTGTTGCTGGCTCAACTGGAGTTTTTCAAGCTCGTACGCGCGACTGGGGCAGCACCGGCAATGCGCACCACCCTGGTCGTGAGTCAAATTTTAGTTGTGATGCAGCAAGTGCGACCGGAATGGTCTGGACTGACCCTGACGGTCTCGGGCACGATTATTTGCTTTTATCTCCTGTTCAAACCGAAAGTTGCCACCATCAATGACATCGCCACCTCCATTCTGGGTTTGTTCTACTGTGCCTACTTGCCCAGTTTCTGGATCTTGGTGCGGGCTCATGTAGGTGGCTGGCAACTGGTGCTGTTGGCCTTTGGTTGTATTTGGGCGGCAGATATTGGTGCTTACTTTATGGGTAAGTGGCTGGGCAAAACGCAGCTCTCGATTATCAGCCCCAAAAAAACGGTGGAGGGATCGATTTCTGGGATTGCGGGCAGTATTGCGATCGCCGTTCTCGGAGCTAGTTTGCTAGAGTGGCATTCGTGGCCCTATTCAGGTATGGCGATTGGGTCGTTGATTGGCATTACCAGCTTGTTGGGGGATCTGACTGAATCGCTGATGAAACGAAATGCGGGGGTCAAAGACTCGGGAGACTTGATTCCGGGGCATGGAGGTATCCTCGATCGCGGCGATAGTTACGTGTTTACCGCTCCATTGGTGTTCTATTTCGTCGAACTCCTGAGACTGTAA
- the mutY gene encoding A/G-specific adenine glycosylase, with protein MAETLLYRQLRRSLLDWYAREGRSLPWRETRDPYAIWVSEIMLQQTQVKTVLPYYQRWLEAFPTIAALAAAPRDRVLKQWEGLGYYSRARNFHRAAQIVMAEHNGQFPTDIRAAIALPGIGRTTAGGILSAAFDRPTAILDGNVKRVLARTIALPQPPAKALPQLWDLSEALLDPEHPRDYNQALLDLGATLCRPRQPDCPRCPWQDSCAAYRTNRQSELPVKSPKPERPHKQIAVAIVLQDGQILIDRRPESGLLGGLWEFPGGKIEAGETAADCAVREVKEEVGIEVEAIAHLGSVEHGYTHFSVTLHAYICRYIAGEIEALEVDDVRWVQPSELKNYAFPVANQKIFPLLEAWLKQ; from the coding sequence GTGGCCGAAACACTGCTCTATCGGCAACTGCGCCGATCGCTGTTGGACTGGTATGCCCGCGAGGGGCGATCGCTCCCCTGGCGAGAGACTCGCGATCCCTATGCGATTTGGGTCTCTGAAATCATGCTGCAGCAAACGCAGGTGAAGACGGTGTTGCCCTACTACCAGCGCTGGCTGGAGGCATTTCCCACGATCGCCGCTTTGGCAGCGGCACCTCGCGATCGCGTACTCAAGCAGTGGGAAGGGTTGGGCTATTACAGCCGCGCGCGCAATTTCCACCGAGCAGCTCAAATCGTTATGGCCGAGCACAACGGTCAATTTCCCACCGATATCCGAGCCGCGATCGCTCTACCCGGCATTGGCCGGACTACGGCTGGCGGCATTCTCAGTGCTGCGTTCGATCGCCCTACAGCGATTTTGGACGGGAATGTCAAGCGGGTGCTAGCCCGTACGATCGCCTTGCCCCAACCCCCCGCTAAGGCTCTGCCCCAATTGTGGGATCTGTCTGAAGCGCTGCTCGACCCCGAGCATCCGCGCGACTACAACCAGGCACTGCTAGACTTGGGCGCGACCCTGTGTCGCCCGCGCCAGCCAGATTGTCCCCGCTGTCCGTGGCAAGATAGCTGTGCCGCCTATCGAACAAACCGACAATCCGAATTGCCCGTGAAGTCTCCAAAACCCGAACGCCCCCACAAGCAAATCGCTGTGGCGATTGTGTTGCAAGATGGCCAAATTCTGATCGATCGCCGACCGGAGTCGGGCCTGTTGGGCGGGTTGTGGGAGTTTCCGGGGGGAAAAATTGAAGCGGGAGAAACAGCGGCTGACTGTGCTGTTCGCGAAGTGAAGGAGGAAGTTGGGATAGAGGTGGAGGCGATCGCCCACTTGGGCAGTGTCGAACATGGCTATACTCATTTTTCAGTCACGCTACACGCTTACATTTGTCGCTATATTGCTGGCGAAATTGAAGCTCTAGAAGTTGACGACGTTCGC
- a CDS encoding metallophosphoesterase, with product MVGLYKRVRRVAIALLLLAIAVAAYAIEIEPNWAKVNHISVQLPHLDTEFQGYRIVHISDIHLGRDRKGGMPIRRLHRFIDRVNQLDPDLVAITGDFFSRTPSVDASALQLELQRLQARDRVVAVLGNHDHWFDPQSVRTVLSNAGVLELNNRVYTLNRNGALLNLAGVDDVWQQADDLDRVLSLLPPTGASILLVHEPDFADTSAAADRFDLQLSGHSHGGQIRLPFLPPLKLPYLAVKYPEGMYRLGDMQLYTNVGLGTIALPARLFCRPEITAFTLVAEAS from the coding sequence ATGGTGGGATTGTACAAACGAGTGCGCCGGGTGGCGATCGCCTTGCTGCTCTTGGCGATCGCGGTAGCTGCCTACGCGATCGAGATCGAGCCCAACTGGGCTAAAGTGAACCACATCTCCGTCCAATTGCCCCATCTCGACACCGAATTTCAGGGCTATCGCATCGTTCACATCAGCGATATTCATCTGGGTCGCGATCGCAAAGGGGGCATGCCTATCCGCCGCTTGCATCGCTTTATCGATCGCGTCAACCAACTGGACCCCGATCTAGTGGCGATTACCGGCGATTTTTTCTCCCGCACCCCCTCTGTCGACGCAAGCGCACTCCAGTTGGAACTGCAGCGGCTGCAAGCGCGCGATCGGGTGGTGGCGGTGCTGGGCAACCACGACCACTGGTTCGACCCCCAAAGCGTGCGAACAGTGTTGAGCAATGCTGGTGTATTGGAACTCAATAACCGCGTCTATACCCTCAATCGCAATGGAGCGCTGCTCAATCTTGCCGGCGTCGACGATGTATGGCAACAAGCCGACGATCTCGACCGCGTCCTCAGTCTCTTGCCCCCCACAGGTGCATCTATCTTGCTCGTCCACGAGCCCGACTTTGCCGATACCAGTGCCGCCGCCGATCGGTTTGACCTGCAACTATCGGGCCATTCCCACGGCGGTCAAATTCGCTTGCCCTTCTTACCGCCACTGAAATTGCCCTATTTGGCAGTGAAATATCCTGAAGGAATGTATCGCTTGGGAGACATGCAGCTCTATACCAATGTGGGCTTGGGCACGATCGCTCTGCCCGCAAGATTGTTCTGTCGCCCCGAAATTACCGCATTCACGCTGGTAGCTGAAGCCTCGTGA
- a CDS encoding FAD-binding oxidoreductase, with protein MTAAEAIATQLERVVGTDRVRRWEALDIGLRANLAAATAEGVIAVAYPSTIQALSELVTLAHRDRFAMLPFGSGSKLSWGGSAKATIAISTAHLNRIVEHAVGDLTLTAEAGTTLSNLRALLSPHQQQLGLDPAYADIATLGGAIATADTGSLRQRYGSVRDMLLGVTFVRHDGQVVKAGGRVVKNVAGYDLMKLLAGSYGTLGISAQLTLRVYPQPEQSRSLLLVGSTAAIAALARQLRCSSLTPTAIDLLSASIVKALGHPSATGLLVQFQSIPSSIDAQIEQVLNWARALKLSSELASDADETHLWATVRQALHLDVPASPDELGTLIACKFGILPSRAGELVARLESLAAARARIHASSGIGWLHLDREAIAPDTLRDLRSFCQANGGYLSILQAPRSFEQQLDIWGYAEGSLALMQAIAHRFDPHALLSPNRLFQRD; from the coding sequence TTGACTGCGGCGGAGGCGATCGCCACTCAACTGGAGCGCGTCGTCGGTACCGATCGTGTCCGGCGGTGGGAGGCATTGGATATCGGCCTACGGGCAAATCTGGCTGCTGCGACTGCAGAGGGAGTTATTGCAGTCGCTTATCCCTCCACAATCCAAGCATTGTCAGAACTCGTAACACTCGCCCATCGCGATCGCTTTGCCATGCTCCCATTTGGCAGCGGTAGCAAATTGAGTTGGGGGGGCTCGGCCAAAGCCACAATTGCCATCTCTACGGCGCACCTCAATCGCATCGTCGAACATGCTGTTGGGGATCTCACCCTCACTGCCGAAGCGGGCACGACCCTTTCAAACCTGCGAGCCCTCTTATCCCCTCACCAGCAGCAACTGGGGCTCGATCCAGCCTATGCCGACATCGCCACCTTGGGCGGTGCGATCGCGACTGCAGATACAGGCTCTCTCAGACAGCGATATGGCAGCGTGCGGGACATGCTGTTGGGGGTGACCTTCGTACGCCATGACGGCCAGGTGGTCAAAGCGGGCGGTCGGGTGGTCAAGAACGTCGCAGGCTACGATTTGATGAAATTGCTGGCGGGCTCTTACGGCACTCTCGGCATCTCGGCACAGCTAACGCTGCGAGTCTATCCACAGCCGGAACAGTCGCGATCGCTCTTACTCGTGGGTTCGACAGCGGCGATCGCGGCCTTAGCGCGACAACTGCGCTGCTCCAGCCTGACTCCAACGGCGATCGATCTCCTCTCTGCCTCGATTGTCAAAGCCTTAGGACATCCCTCAGCCACGGGCTTGTTGGTGCAGTTTCAGAGCATTCCCAGCAGCATTGACGCCCAAATAGAACAGGTGCTGAATTGGGCACGAGCCCTGAAGTTATCCTCCGAGCTTGCCTCTGACGCCGATGAAACCCACCTGTGGGCCACTGTCCGCCAAGCTCTGCACCTAGATGTGCCCGCTTCCCCAGATGAGTTAGGCACTTTGATTGCCTGCAAGTTCGGCATTTTGCCGAGCCGAGCGGGAGAGCTCGTGGCCCGCCTAGAATCGCTGGCGGCTGCCCGTGCCCGCATTCACGCCAGTAGCGGTATCGGTTGGCTACATCTCGATCGCGAGGCGATCGCCCCCGACACTCTGCGAGACCTGCGCTCTTTTTGCCAAGCCAACGGCGGCTATCTCAGCATCCTGCAAGCGCCGCGATCGTTCGAACAACAGCTCGATATCTGGGGCTATGCTGAGGGCAGCCTTGCCCTCATGCAGGCGATCGCCCATCGCTTCGACCCCCACGCCTTGCTCAGCCCCAACCGCCTGTTCCAGCGCGACTAA
- the clpS gene encoding ATP-dependent Clp protease adapter ClpS encodes MVFAEVKPKSSTDRKPMPMYRVLLHNDDYTPMEYVIEVLVQTIPAMQPPQAREIMLEAHTNGSAVVIVVPKEHAEFYKEQLQNHGLISTIEPDC; translated from the coding sequence ATGGTGTTCGCGGAGGTCAAGCCAAAAAGCTCAACCGACCGTAAGCCGATGCCCATGTACCGGGTGTTGTTGCACAATGACGATTACACCCCGATGGAGTATGTGATCGAGGTATTGGTGCAAACGATTCCGGCTATGCAGCCTCCCCAAGCCCGCGAGATTATGTTGGAAGCCCATACTAATGGTTCTGCAGTGGTGATCGTGGTGCCGAAGGAACATGCCGAGTTTTACAAAGAGCAATTGCAAAACCACGGCTTGATCAGCACGATCGAGCCAGATTGTTAA
- the rplS gene encoding 50S ribosomal protein L19 has translation MHAQEIIRSIEAEQTKDNLPTIYVGDTVKVGVRIREGGKERVQPYEGTVIAMRNGGINETITVRKIFQGVGVERVFLIHSPRIESVKVLRRGKVRRAKLYYLRDRIGKATRIKQRFDRKPE, from the coding sequence ATGCACGCCCAGGAAATCATCCGCTCCATCGAAGCCGAGCAGACCAAAGATAATTTGCCCACCATCTATGTGGGCGACACCGTTAAAGTGGGCGTTCGCATTCGCGAAGGGGGCAAAGAGCGGGTGCAGCCCTACGAAGGTACTGTGATTGCCATGCGCAATGGCGGCATTAATGAAACCATTACGGTGCGCAAAATTTTTCAGGGGGTGGGTGTGGAGCGAGTCTTTCTCATCCATTCCCCTCGTATCGAATCTGTCAAGGTGCTGCGTCGCGGCAAGGTGCGTCGAGCCAAGTTGTACTACCTGCGCGATCGCATCGGTAAAGCCACCCGCATCAAGCAGCGCTTCGATCGCAAACCTGAATAA